In a single window of the Thunnus thynnus chromosome 9, fThuThy2.1, whole genome shotgun sequence genome:
- the csf1ra gene encoding macrophage colony-stimulating factor 1 receptor has translation MQSCLTLLLGIVASAASVEWRRPVIKFNSKVVSSPEVVVKPGTSLDLRCEGNGPVNWQTRLAKHRRYVSKGNGNVRTLKVDRPSAEFTGTYKCVYTAGSQQRELSSSVHVYVKDPNRVFWTSSTSLQVVRKEGEVYLLPCLLTDPSATDLGLRMDNGTTVPPGMNFTVYRHRGILIHSLHPSFNADYVCTARVNGVERTSKAFSINVIQKLRFPPYVFLETDEYVRIVGEKLKIRCTTHNPNFNYNVTWKYTTKSKPTIEEKVRSSGENRLDIESILTISAVDLADTGNISCIGTNEAGVNSSTTYLLVVDKPYIRLLPQLSPKLAHQGLSVEVNEGEDLELSVLIEAYPHITEHRWHTPTSPNTSTQEHKFIRYNNRYHATLQLKRMNAQEQGQYTFYAKSDLANASITFQVQMYQRPVAVVRWENVTTLTCTSFGYPAPRIVWYQCFGIRPTCNENTTGMQMAIPLQAPTVEVQREEYGAVEVESVLTVGPSSRRMTVECVAFNLVGISSDTFAMEVSDKLFTSTLTGAAGILAILLVLLVFLFYKYKQKPRYEIRWKIIEARDGNNYTFIDPTQLPYNEKWEFPRDKLKLGKILGAGAFGKVVEATAYGLGKEDNVMRVAVKMLKASAHSDEREALMSELKILSHLGHHKNIVNLLGACTYGGPVLVITEYCILGDLLNFLRQKAETFVNFVMNMPDIMEKSNDYKNICNQKQFIRSDSGISSASSSSYLEMRPSQLPNMESTPDSVCEETGDWPLDIDDLLRFSFQVAQGLDFLAAKNCIHRDVAARNVLLTDHRIAKICDFGLARDIMNDSNYVVKGNARLPVKWMAPESIFDCVYTVQSDVWSYGILLWEIFSLGKSPYPSMAVDSRFYKMVKRGYQMSQPDFAPPEIYMIMKMCWNLEPTERPTFSKISQMIERLLGDQPEQEQLIYQNVQQQVTEGEVCDEPKCCDGPCDQSCDHEEEGQPLMKTNNYQFC, from the exons ATGCAGTCCTGCCTCACACTGCTGCTGGGGATTGTGGCCTCTGCTGCCTCAG tGGAATGGAGGCGTCCGGTGATCAAGTTCAACTCTAAGGTGGTGTCGAGTCCTGAGGTGGTGGTCAAACCTGGTACTTCTCTGGATCTGAGGTGTGAGGGTAATGGGCCTGTTAACTGGCAAACGAGGCTAGCCAAACACAGACGCTATGTGTCCAAGGGCAATGGGAATGTCCGCACCTTAAAGGTGGATCGTCCCTCTGCAGAATTCACTGGAACATACAAGTGTGTTTACACTGCTGGATCACAGCAGCGTGAGCTGAGCTCCTCAGTGCATGTGTACGTAAAAG ATCCAAATCGTGTGTTCTGGACCAGCAGCACGTCCCTTCAGGTAGTGAGAAAGGAGGGTGAGGTTTACCTGCTGCCCTGCCTTCTGACTGACCCATCAGCCACAGACCTGGGCCTCCGCATGGACAACGGCACCACCGTGCCACCAGGAATGAACTTCACCGTCTACCGGCACCGTGGTATTCTTATCCACAGCCTCCACCCCAGTTTCAACGCTGATTATGTCTGCACAGCCAGGGTCAACGGAGTGGAGAGGACCTCCAAGGCCTTTTCCATCAATGTCATTCAGA aGCTTCGTTTCCCTCCATATGTCTTCTTGGAGACAGATGAGTATGTGCGAATTGTTGGGGAAAAGCTCAAGATTCGCTGCACCACACACAATCCCAACTTCAACTACAATGTCACCTGGAAATACACCACCAAATCG aaaccaACTATAGAGGAGAAGGTTCGCTCCAGTGGAGAAAACCGGCTGGACATAGAGAGCATACTGACCATCTCTGCTGTGGACCTCGCAGACACGGGGAACATTTCTTGCATCGGCACTAATGAAGCAGGGGTGAACAGTTCAACCACATACCTGCTGGTTGTAG ACAAGCCCTACATCCGACTGCTGCCACAGCTGTCTCCAAAGCTGGCCCACCAGGGTCTTTCAGTTGAAGTGAATGAGGGAGAAGACCTGGAGCTCAGTGTGCTCATAGAGGCGTACCCTCACATTACAGAGCACCGATGGCACACCCCAACATCTCCCAATACGTCCACACAAGAACACAAGTTCATCCGATACAACAACAG GTACCATGCAACTCTGCAGCTGAAGAGAATGAATGCCCAGGAGCAGGGCCAGTACACCTTCTACGCCAAGAGTGACTTGGCAAATGCATCCATCACATTCCAAGTCCAAATGTATC AGAGGCCTGTTGCTGTGGTGAGATGGGAAAACGTAACCACTCTAACTTGCACCTCATTTGGCTATCCTGCCCCCAGAATCGTCTGGTACCAGTGTTTTGGAATACGACCCAC GTGCAATGAAAACACCACAGGGATGCAGATGGCGATTCCTCTCCAGGCTCCAACGGTGGAGGTCCAGAGGGAGGAGTACGGGGCTGTAGAGGTGGAGAGCGTCCTAACCGTGGGGCCGTCCAGCCGGAGGATGACTGTCGAGTGTGTGGCCTTTAACCTCGTCGGCATCAGCAGCGACACATTTGCCATGGAGGTTTCTG ACAAACTCTTCACTTCCACTTTGACTGGAGCAGCAGGCATTCTGGCCATCCTCCTTGTGCTTttggtttttctgttttacaaatataaacag AAACCAAGGTATGAAATTCGTTGGAAGATCATTGAGGCGAGAGATGGAAACAACTATACCTTCATTGACCCCACTCAGCTGCCTTACAATGAGAAGTGGGAGTTCCCACGGGACAAGCTCAAGCTCG GGAAGATCTTGGGTGCTGGAGCTTTTGGGAAGGTCGTTGAGGCCACAGCCTACGGTCTGGGAAAGGAAGACAATGTGATGCGTGTGgctgtgaaaatgttaaaag ccaGCGCCCATTCAGATGAGAGAGAAGCTCTGATGTCAGAACTGAAGATCCTGAGCCACCTAGGACACCACAAGAACATTGTCAATCTACTGGGAGCCTGCACCTACGGAG GACCCGTGCTTGTGATCACGGAGTACTGCATTCTCGGCGACCTCCTGAACTTCCTTCGCCAGAAGGCAGAGACGTTTGTGAACTTTGTTATGAATATGCCTGACATCATGGAGAAGTCGAATGACTACAAGAACATCTGCAATCAGAAACAGTTCATTAGAAG TGACAGCGGGATCTCTAGTGCATCCTCCAGCAGCTACTTAGAGATGAGACCCAGCCAGCTGCCAAACATGGAATCAACTCCAG ACTCTGTGTGTGAGGAGACTGGTGACTGGCCGCTGGACATTGACGATTTGCTGAGGTTTTCCTTTCAAGTGGCTCAAGGACTTGACTTTCTGGCTGCCAAAAAT TGTATTCACAGAGACGTGGCTGCTAGGAACGTCCTCTTGACCGACCACCGAATTGCCAAGATTTGTGACTTTGGTTTGGCACGTGACATCATGAATGACTCGAACTACGTGGTAAAGGGCAAT GCACGTCTGCCAGTGAAGTGGATGGCCCCAGAGAGTATTTTTGACTGTGTGTACACCGTCCAGAGTGACGTCTGGTCATATGGCATCCTCCTGTGGGAGATATTCTCTCTAG GTAAGAGCCCTTACCCCAGTATGGCTGTGGACTCAAGGTTCTACAAGATGGTGAAACGTGGCTACCAAATGTCTCAACCAGACTTTGCTCCACCTGAGAT CTACATGATCATGAAGATGTGCTGGAATCTGGAGCCTACAGAACGTCCAACTTTCAGCAAGATCAGTCAGATGATAGAAAGATTACTTGGGGACCAACCTGAGCAGGAGCAG CTAATTTACCAGAATGTGCAGCAGCAGGTCACAGAGGGTGAAGTGTGTGATGAGCCCAAGTGCTGCGACGGCCCCTGTGACCAGTCTTGTGACCACGAGGAAGAGGGGCAGCCTCTGATGAAGACCAACAACTACCAGTTTTGTTGA